A single window of Salvia splendens isolate huo1 chromosome 8, SspV2, whole genome shotgun sequence DNA harbors:
- the LOC121743226 gene encoding mediator of RNA polymerase II transcription subunit 30-like, protein MEEKYSTMSSSPTSSNYTHKTTQELAAEGQKHLEETIQSAFLILSAMNDELCNAALWSNTPSSASAAPPPGGANPAAASMSNGHRDVSSDSSASSSASQSHAQHHNNSFEIGGGALDEARLQYKTSVASLRSVLLAILNAQKVQSSESVLTTSGPVSDQTEIEKLEEKASILRTELAEKNKYLKILIDQLRGLLSDISTWQSPCTV, encoded by the exons ATGGAAGAGAAGTACTCAACGATGAGTTCCTCTCCAACATCCAGCAATTACACTCACAAGACCACGCAAGAGCTCGCCGCCGAAGGCCAGAAGCACCTCGAGGAGACGATCCAATCCGCCTTCTTAATCCTCTCCGCCATGAACGACGAGCTCTGCAACGCCGCACTCTGGTCAAACACGCCGTCCTCCGCCTCTGCCGCGCCTCCTCCTGGCGGCGCTAATCCCGCTGCTGCTAGCATGAGTAACGGCCACCGCGACGTGTCGTCGGACTCTTCCGCGTCTTCCTCCGCGTCGCAGTCCCACGCTCAGCATCATAATAATAGCTTCGAGATCGGCGGCGGAGCACTCGACGAAGCTAGGCTGCAGTATAAGACCTCCGTCGCGTCGCTGCGTTCAGTCCTCCTCGCTATTTTGAACGCGCAGAAG GTTCAATCATCTGAATCAGTTTTGACCACTTCAGGGCCGGTTTCCGATCAAACAGAAATAGAGAAGCTTGAAGAGAAAGCCTCCATCTTAAGAACG GAACTTGCAGAGAAGAACAAATATCTCAAGATTCTGATTGACCAGCTTCGCGGCCTGCTCAGCGATATATCCACGTGGCAAAGTCCTTGCACGGTATGA
- the LOC121743627 gene encoding probable steroid-binding protein 3, with amino-acid sequence MKHLSPAELKAYDGSDPEKPIYVAVRGSIYDVTTGKSFYGPGGAYAVFAGKDASRALAKMSKDESDVVPDLDGLTDKELGVLADWEKKFQAKYPVVGTVTNN; translated from the coding sequence ATGAAGCATCTCTCTCCCGCCGAGCTGAAAGCCTACGACGGCTCCGATCCGGAGAAGCCTATCTACGTGGCCGTCCGCGGCAGCATCTACGACGTCACCACCGGCAAATCCTTCTACGGCCCCGGCGGCGCCTACGCCGTCTTCGCCGGCAAGGACGCCAGCCGCGCCCTGGCCAAGATGAGCAAGGACGAGAGCGACGTCGTTCCTGACCTCGACGGCCTCACCGACAAGGAGCTCGGCGTTCTGGCCGACTGGGAGAAGAAGTTCCAGGCCAAGTACCCCGTCGTCGGCACCGTTACCAATAATTAG